From Mannheimia pernigra, one genomic window encodes:
- the rho gene encoding transcription termination factor Rho → MHLTQLKNTPVSELVEMGENQMGLENLARLRKQDIVFAILKQHAKSGEDIFGQGVLEILPDGFGFLRSSDSSYLAGPDDIYVSPSQIRRFNLQTGDKVEGKIRPPKEGERYFALLKVDSVNDDKPEVSRSKILFENLTPLHANSRLKMERGNGSKEDLTARILDLAAPIGKGQRALIVAPPKAGKTVLLQNIAQSITHNHPECELIVLLIDERPEEVTEMQRTVRGEVIASTFDEPASRHVQVAEMVIEKAKRSVEHKKDVVILLDSITRLARAYNTVTPVSGKILSGGVDANALHRPKRFFGAARNVEEGGSLTIIATALVDTGSKMDEVIFEEFKGTGNMELHLSRRIAERRIFPAIDFNRSGTRKDDLLMAADELQKTWMLRKVLNPMDDVDAIEWLIDKLMMAKTNEAFFEIMKRS, encoded by the coding sequence ATGCATCTTACTCAACTTAAAAATACGCCAGTTTCAGAATTAGTCGAAATGGGTGAAAACCAAATGGGCTTAGAAAATTTAGCTCGTTTACGTAAACAAGACATCGTTTTTGCTATTCTTAAACAACACGCAAAAAGTGGTGAAGATATTTTCGGTCAAGGCGTGTTAGAAATTTTACCCGATGGTTTTGGTTTCTTGCGTTCATCAGATAGCTCATACTTAGCTGGGCCCGATGATATTTATGTTTCACCAAGCCAAATCCGCCGCTTTAACTTACAAACTGGTGATAAGGTAGAAGGGAAAATCCGCCCGCCCAAAGAAGGCGAACGCTACTTTGCATTATTAAAAGTCGATTCCGTTAATGATGACAAGCCTGAAGTCTCTCGTAGCAAAATCTTATTTGAAAACTTAACGCCTTTACACGCAAATTCCCGTTTGAAAATGGAGCGTGGTAATGGCTCAAAAGAAGATTTAACTGCTCGTATTTTAGATTTAGCGGCTCCCATCGGTAAAGGTCAGCGAGCGTTGATTGTAGCCCCACCTAAAGCAGGTAAAACTGTTCTTCTACAAAATATCGCACAAAGTATTACCCATAACCACCCAGAATGTGAGCTTATCGTTCTGTTAATTGATGAACGTCCTGAAGAGGTCACTGAGATGCAACGCACGGTGCGTGGCGAAGTCATTGCATCTACCTTTGATGAGCCAGCCTCACGACACGTTCAAGTTGCAGAAATGGTAATAGAAAAAGCAAAACGTTCTGTTGAACATAAAAAAGATGTGGTGATTTTATTAGATTCCATCACACGTCTTGCTCGTGCTTATAATACTGTTACGCCTGTTTCAGGTAAAATTCTTTCTGGTGGTGTAGATGCAAATGCGTTACATCGTCCTAAACGTTTCTTCGGGGCTGCACGTAACGTAGAAGAAGGCGGTAGCTTAACGATTATCGCAACGGCGCTTGTTGATACAGGGTCTAAAATGGATGAGGTCATTTTTGAAGAATTCAAAGGTACCGGTAATATGGAACTACATCTATCTCGCCGAATTGCAGAACGCCGAATCTTCCCTGCGATTGATTTCAATCGTTCTGGTACACGTAAAGATGATCTATTAATGGCTGCTGATGAACTACAAAAAACGTGGATGTTGCGTAAAGTGCTTAATCCAATGGATGATGTCGATGCAATCGAATGGTTAATTGATAAATTAATGATGGCTAAAACCAACGAGGCGTTTTTTGAAATTATGAAACGTTCGTGA
- the sodA gene encoding superoxide dismutase [Mn]: MAYTLPELGYAYDALEPHFDAKTMEIHHTKHHQAYINNANAALEAHPELLEQCPGKLIADLNQVPAEKRVAVRNNVGGHVNHTLLWKGLKTGTTLQGALKDAIERDFGSVDNFKAEFEKVATTRFGSGWAWLVVNEGKLSVVSTANQDNPLMGEDVAGVSGYPILGLDVWEHAYYLNYQNRRPDFIKAFWNVVNWNEAANRFEKQTPGCGCGK, from the coding sequence ATGGCATACACATTACCTGAATTAGGCTACGCGTATGATGCGTTAGAGCCACATTTTGATGCAAAAACAATGGAAATTCACCACACTAAGCACCACCAAGCATATATTAATAATGCAAATGCAGCATTAGAAGCCCACCCTGAATTATTAGAGCAATGCCCAGGCAAATTAATTGCAGATTTAAACCAAGTCCCTGCTGAAAAACGTGTTGCAGTGCGTAACAACGTAGGCGGACACGTAAACCACACATTATTATGGAAAGGTTTAAAAACAGGCACAACTTTACAAGGTGCATTAAAAGATGCGATTGAGCGTGATTTTGGCTCTGTGGATAATTTCAAAGCAGAATTTGAAAAAGTAGCAACTACTCGTTTTGGCTCAGGCTGGGCGTGGTTAGTTGTAAATGAAGGAAAATTATCGGTAGTCTCAACCGCAAATCAAGACAACCCACTAATGGGTGAAGACGTAGCAGGGGTTTCTGGCTACCCAATTTTAGGTTTAGATGTATGGGAACACGCTTACTACCTGAACTACCAAAACCGCCGTCCGGATTTCATCAAAGCGTTCTGGAACGTGGTAAACTGGAACGAAGCGGCAAACCGTTTTGAAAAACAAACGCCAGGCTGCGGCTGCGGAAAATAA
- the napF gene encoding ferredoxin-type protein NapF, which produces MNMQGRNEQYYEAYLNHKQISRRGLLRTLFQSVDKVQKEQHIRLAHRPPFAAEEHLFLAACNGCGDCTQACPYNLIQIQQQKAVLELDYMSCDLCGKCAESCSSNALNTLFKRDTELRPNFFNTCLVKQNQFCTVCQEKCPQQAISEHLVVNDELCNGCGECKISCFLSAIQLV; this is translated from the coding sequence ATGAATATGCAAGGTAGAAATGAACAATATTATGAAGCGTATTTAAATCATAAGCAGATTTCAAGGCGGGGGCTATTACGCACGCTGTTTCAGTCTGTAGATAAAGTGCAGAAAGAGCAGCATATCCGTTTAGCTCATCGCCCACCTTTTGCGGCAGAGGAACATCTATTTCTTGCTGCTTGCAACGGCTGTGGTGATTGTACGCAGGCTTGTCCATATAATTTGATTCAGATTCAGCAACAAAAAGCAGTTTTAGAGTTAGATTATATGAGTTGTGACTTATGTGGAAAATGTGCTGAAAGCTGTTCAAGCAATGCTTTAAATACCCTCTTTAAACGAGATACCGAGCTTCGACCAAATTTTTTTAACACGTGCCTAGTTAAGCAGAATCAGTTTTGCACTGTGTGCCAAGAGAAATGCCCCCAGCAGGCGATTTCTGAACATTTAGTGGTAAATGATGAGTTATGTAATGGATGTGGGGAATGTAAGATAAGCTGTTTTTTATCAGCAATTCAATTAGTTTAA
- a CDS encoding aspartate aminotransferase family protein, with translation MTSNNIKQLDKEYIAQTYGRFDLALSHGKGCDVWDVEGKQYLDFTSGIGVNSLGWADDDWLSAITAQAGKLQHTSNLFFTEPSSQLAKKLVSTSGLKRAFFCNSGAEANEGAVKTARKYSHDKYGTGRSTILTLVNSFHGRTISTLAATGQDVFHQHFFPFTDGFEYVPANDIDALKIRLNTDDVCAILVEVLQGEGGVCALDNDYLQAVQSLCQEKDLVFIIDEVQTGIGRTGTMFSYQQFGLQPDIVSLAKGLGGGLPIGAFLLGNKVEHTLGKSDHGSTFGGNPVTCAGANVVLDKITPDFLKEVQRKGQSLQQRLNALPKVKSVSGLGLMIGVEFEEGILASDIVTKCIEQGVLFLTAKSKLRLLPPLIISDEQIEQGIKVLKEVLESR, from the coding sequence ATGACAAGTAACAACATCAAACAACTAGATAAAGAATATATTGCCCAAACTTACGGCAGATTTGACCTCGCACTTTCACACGGTAAAGGCTGTGATGTGTGGGATGTTGAGGGTAAGCAATATTTAGATTTTACCAGCGGCATTGGCGTAAATAGTTTAGGGTGGGCTGATGACGATTGGCTTTCAGCGATTACGGCTCAAGCAGGCAAATTGCAACACACTTCAAATTTATTTTTCACTGAGCCATCAAGCCAATTAGCTAAAAAATTGGTCTCTACAAGCGGTCTAAAAAGAGCATTTTTTTGCAATTCAGGCGCAGAGGCAAATGAAGGGGCAGTAAAAACAGCTCGCAAATATAGCCACGATAAATATGGCACTGGGCGATCCACAATTTTAACCTTAGTGAATTCATTTCACGGTAGAACTATTTCAACACTGGCAGCAACAGGGCAAGATGTGTTTCACCAACACTTTTTTCCGTTTACGGATGGCTTTGAATATGTGCCAGCAAATGATATTGATGCACTTAAAATCCGTTTAAATACTGATGATGTCTGTGCTATTTTAGTTGAAGTGCTACAAGGCGAAGGTGGAGTTTGTGCGTTAGATAATGATTACTTGCAAGCAGTGCAATCTCTCTGCCAAGAAAAAGATTTAGTTTTTATAATAGATGAAGTACAAACAGGTATTGGGCGAACAGGCACAATGTTCTCTTATCAACAATTTGGCTTACAGCCTGATATTGTGAGTCTGGCCAAAGGTTTAGGCGGCGGACTACCAATAGGGGCTTTTCTATTAGGCAACAAAGTTGAACATACTTTAGGTAAGAGCGATCACGGTTCAACATTTGGCGGTAATCCTGTTACTTGTGCTGGCGCAAATGTGGTTTTAGATAAAATAACGCCAGATTTTTTAAAAGAAGTGCAACGTAAAGGGCAATCTCTGCAACAAAGATTAAATGCTTTGCCAAAAGTAAAATCTGTTTCTGGCTTAGGTTTAATGATTGGTGTGGAATTTGAAGAGGGTATTTTAGCCTCCGATATCGTGACAAAATGTATTGAACAAGGTGTGCTGTTTTTAACTGCAAAAAGTAAATTAAGATTACTGCCACCGCTGATTATATCTGATGAACAGATTGAACAGGGAATAAAGGTATTGAAAGAGGTTCTTGAATCAAGATAG
- the thrB gene encoding homoserine kinase, whose translation MTLRIYAPASSANISVGFDSLGAAISPIDGSLLGDVVQIEDCEQTFELESAGYFVRKLPKEPQKNIVYQAYVLFSERLKLRNGSVKNLRLTLEKNMPIGSGLGSSACSIVAALVALNQFHNEPFSKMELLEMMGELEGRISGSIHYDNVAPCYLGGLQLMTQSLGNICQPLPFFDEWYWVLAYPGVEVSTAEARAILPKSYTRQDMIQQARYLGSFVHACHTHQDVLAATMMKDLIAEPYREGLLPNFPTVRQGCKDLGALAVGISGSGPTMFAIAPDLEHAQRLVNYLEREYLQNNEGFIHICKVDNQGARALK comes from the coding sequence ATGACCTTACGCATTTATGCACCTGCCTCAAGTGCGAATATTAGTGTGGGATTTGATTCATTAGGGGCGGCAATCTCACCTATTGATGGTTCTTTATTAGGCGATGTTGTTCAAATTGAAGATTGCGAACAAACTTTTGAGCTAGAAAGTGCAGGTTATTTTGTACGTAAATTGCCCAAAGAACCACAAAAAAACATTGTCTATCAAGCCTATGTGCTATTTAGCGAACGCTTGAAATTACGTAACGGCAGTGTAAAAAATTTACGCTTAACACTTGAAAAAAATATGCCGATTGGCTCAGGGCTTGGCTCAAGTGCTTGTTCAATTGTGGCTGCATTAGTGGCACTTAATCAATTCCATAATGAACCATTTTCAAAAATGGAATTATTAGAAATGATGGGAGAGCTTGAGGGGAGAATTTCAGGTTCAATTCACTACGATAATGTTGCACCTTGCTACTTAGGTGGCTTGCAATTAATGACGCAATCTCTGGGCAATATTTGCCAACCTTTACCTTTTTTTGATGAATGGTATTGGGTGCTTGCTTACCCAGGTGTGGAGGTTTCTACTGCAGAAGCACGAGCCATTTTGCCTAAAAGCTATACGCGTCAAGATATGATTCAGCAAGCGCGTTACTTAGGCTCTTTCGTTCACGCTTGTCATACACATCAAGATGTATTAGCTGCCACTATGATGAAAGACTTAATTGCCGAGCCTTATCGTGAAGGATTACTCCCAAACTTCCCTACTGTTCGTCAAGGCTGTAAAGATTTAGGTGCATTAGCGGTTGGTATTTCAGGTTCAGGCCCAACAATGTTTGCCATCGCCCCCGACTTGGAGCACGCCCAACGCTTAGTAAACTATTTGGAGAGAGAGTATCTGCAAAACAACGAAGGGTTTATCCACATCTGCAAAGTGGATAACCAAGGGGCGAGGGCACTGAAATAA
- the thrA gene encoding bifunctional aspartate kinase/homoserine dehydrogenase I: MRVLKFGGTSLANPERFMQAADIIEKAHLADQAAGVLSAPAKITNHLVAIVDKAIAGESFESNLSEATEIFHNIINGLYEANNNFAKNELLALVDAELTQIQQVAADSAKSKSLSDDIAATIHCRGEKLSIAMMQAWFEAKGYTVTRIDPVEKLLAHGSYLESSVDIPESTKRVDADSIPKKNVVLMAGFTAGNQQGELVLLGRNGSDYSAACLAACLKADVCEIWTDVDGVYTCDPRLVPNAVCLESMSYQEAMELSYFGAKVIHPRTIGPLVSLNIPCLIKNTGNPESKGTLIDGNVANDNLKVKGITNLDNVAMFNVSGAGMQGMVGMAARVFSTMSKSGISVILITQSSSEYSISFCVPAKSAEKALLALNAEFAQELAENLLDPIDIIKDLSIVSVVGDGMRTAKGIAARFFSALAQANISIVAIAQGSSERSISAVVPLNKAIEAVKATHKSLFNSKRVVDIFLVGVGGVGSELIEQVKQQKEFLAKKDIEIRICALANSDKMLLNESGLNLDNWKEDLEKAIQPSDFDVLLSFIKFHHVVNPVFVDCTSAQSVANLYARALKEGFHVITPNKKANTSGYNYYLEMRENARQSQHKFLYETNVGAGLPVIENLQNLLAAGDEVEKFEGILSGSLSFIFGKLEEGLTLSQATLLAKEKGFTEPDPREDLSGADVARKLLILARETGLPLEFEDIEIEGILPKGFSEGMNRDEFLEALPALDEEFNKRVEAAKAEGKVLRYVGSITGTKCRVAIETVDDNHPLYKVKDGENALAFLTRYYSPIPLLLRGYGAGNSVTAAGIFADILRTLPGGAS; the protein is encoded by the coding sequence ATGCGAGTTCTTAAATTTGGGGGCACCTCTCTTGCCAATCCAGAACGCTTTATGCAAGCGGCGGATATTATCGAAAAAGCCCATTTAGCTGATCAGGCGGCAGGGGTTTTATCCGCTCCAGCCAAAATCACTAACCACTTGGTCGCCATTGTTGATAAAGCAATTGCTGGCGAATCATTTGAATCTAACCTTTCTGAAGCAACCGAGATTTTCCACAACATCATTAACGGCTTATATGAAGCAAACAATAACTTTGCCAAAAATGAACTATTAGCATTGGTTGATGCTGAATTAACCCAAATTCAGCAAGTTGCGGCAGATTCTGCAAAAAGTAAATCACTCTCGGATGATATTGCAGCAACAATCCATTGCCGTGGTGAAAAACTTTCTATTGCAATGATGCAAGCGTGGTTTGAAGCAAAAGGCTACACCGTTACTCGCATCGACCCTGTTGAAAAATTATTGGCTCACGGGAGCTATTTGGAATCTTCAGTTGATATCCCAGAATCAACCAAGCGTGTTGATGCAGACTCGATTCCAAAGAAGAATGTGGTATTAATGGCAGGTTTTACTGCAGGCAATCAGCAAGGTGAATTAGTGCTATTAGGGCGAAACGGTTCTGATTACTCTGCCGCGTGTTTAGCCGCTTGCTTGAAAGCAGATGTCTGTGAAATTTGGACAGATGTGGATGGTGTTTATACTTGCGATCCTCGCCTAGTGCCCAATGCGGTTTGTTTGGAATCTATGAGCTACCAAGAAGCGATGGAGCTTTCTTACTTCGGGGCAAAAGTGATTCATCCTCGCACAATCGGGCCTTTAGTATCATTAAATATTCCGTGCTTAATTAAAAATACAGGTAATCCTGAAAGCAAAGGCACCTTGATTGATGGCAATGTTGCAAATGATAACTTGAAAGTAAAAGGCATTACTAACCTTGATAATGTTGCTATGTTTAACGTATCAGGTGCGGGTATGCAAGGAATGGTGGGTATGGCTGCTCGTGTTTTCTCTACAATGTCGAAATCAGGCATTTCAGTGATTTTAATTACCCAATCTTCATCAGAATATAGTATTAGTTTCTGTGTGCCTGCTAAATCAGCAGAAAAAGCGTTACTTGCATTAAATGCGGAATTTGCCCAAGAATTAGCTGAAAACTTACTTGATCCGATTGATATTATTAAAGATTTATCCATTGTTTCTGTAGTAGGTGACGGTATGCGTACCGCTAAAGGTATCGCAGCACGCTTTTTCTCTGCACTTGCTCAAGCAAACATTAGTATTGTTGCGATCGCACAAGGTTCATCAGAGCGTTCAATTTCAGCAGTGGTGCCACTGAATAAAGCCATTGAAGCCGTGAAAGCCACCCATAAATCATTATTTAATAGCAAACGTGTTGTAGATATTTTTTTAGTTGGCGTTGGCGGTGTTGGAAGTGAGTTAATTGAGCAAGTAAAACAACAAAAAGAGTTTCTAGCCAAAAAGGATATTGAAATTCGTATTTGTGCCTTAGCTAATTCAGATAAGATGTTGCTTAACGAAAGCGGTTTAAATTTAGATAACTGGAAAGAAGATTTAGAAAAAGCAATCCAACCCTCAGACTTTGATGTACTACTTTCTTTTATCAAATTCCACCACGTGGTCAATCCTGTGTTTGTTGATTGCACCTCGGCACAATCTGTAGCAAACCTTTACGCCCGAGCGTTAAAAGAAGGCTTCCATGTGATTACACCAAACAAAAAAGCCAATACGTCAGGCTATAACTATTACTTAGAAATGCGTGAGAATGCTCGTCAAAGCCAGCACAAATTCCTTTATGAAACTAACGTAGGGGCAGGTTTACCCGTTATCGAAAATCTACAAAACTTGCTAGCAGCTGGCGATGAAGTAGAGAAATTTGAGGGGATTCTTTCAGGCTCACTCTCATTCATTTTCGGTAAATTAGAAGAGGGCTTAACGCTTTCTCAAGCTACCCTATTGGCAAAGGAAAAAGGCTTTACTGAGCCTGATCCTCGTGAGGATTTATCTGGTGCTGATGTTGCTCGCAAATTATTAATTTTAGCTCGTGAAACTGGCTTGCCGCTTGAATTTGAAGATATTGAAATTGAAGGCATATTACCAAAAGGCTTCTCCGAAGGAATGAACCGTGATGAGTTTTTAGAAGCATTGCCTGCATTAGATGAAGAATTTAACAAACGTGTAGAAGCAGCCAAAGCAGAAGGTAAAGTGTTACGCTATGTAGGCTCAATTACAGGGACAAAATGCCGTGTGGCAATTGAAACTGTTGATGACAATCACCCACTTTATAAAGTAAAAGATGGCGAAAATGCTCTTGCCTTCTTAACTCGCTACTACAGCCCAATCCCCCTTCTCTTGCGTGGTTATGGTGCAGGTAATAGCGTAACTGCAGCAGGTATTTTTGCTGATATTCTTCGTACATTACCAGGAGGTGCAAGCTAA
- a CDS encoding YadA-like family protein has product MLISGSAYAAGNGYAVGTNSTANGAGSYATSENGVATGHNAVATGGGMSREQFAERRKVADEIVRQLGEKQTEINKIDAQISSVQSHIDNIEASITDIDQRQAKIVPLLKEYATLQNQRDEAQKRLAEQQNQLQQANDAYNRLPQDIISGRTVNYDGIFKKLDWSKLDNESGKGRDELAADIKVIIEEAFPEFKGNFTAPQYRQLIDGYVASNATAEPTAKYLSSFINDNIYGTSADSYTFNADLFRTIFSTEDDLKTPNKLPGFGLSNFNDLSSFRSYVVNREAIEDYRSRLYFYLSAKKENSNARLLLNTYGIYSYYYGNMIKMPPLKGNKTIDLQSISDDGDSYRRSVLNNGSQGYVDDFKKINKMLKDIVEHIDYTKNDSWWFDLTDYKSSLDRIIKFNDTVEEWLELDKKLQLELSKPLDEQDKTEIDKISQEVIKKKDFIDREKDKPESNFNTYTPTYKNDVIEKEFSQVKPIVEELYNQTRERIHTYNQNNEVVKATSEKVKQLYDALSNAKGSIDSTEQDIRYIIDDISRLGLTPDDEALAERKQQQEQLLNQRKAELEKQNQDLVAKQAELAQLNRQLANSSIKNIGKNSLAEGESAFASGENAIAYGANTLATAENAIAFGSNAIATGKNAVALGAGSLAVSENEVSVGVGKNNLGKTEFTRKITNVTAGEADTDVVNISQLKYVIGAVAKVANQVQAVDAKIDTEVGKVNTQLKEVIGAVVEVDNKVSSRINGIDQKIDKEILKVANVLGATLAADGSVEVKYDYYEQGEKKTTNNVKTALNAAAQNTKYISVNSTGNSAKAEGAESVAIGANSVAKGSNSVAVGTGSVAMSDNEFSVGNANAARRITNVAEGVSETDAVNMGQFTRGMNALGGQVNQLENKIARTEKRMSSGIAGAYAAASLINAPGAGDSMLSVGTGTFNGATAVALGYSKVSNNGKVSLKLIGSASNKGDVGGGASIGFKF; this is encoded by the coding sequence GTGCTAATTTCAGGCTCGGCGTATGCAGCTGGTAATGGTTACGCTGTCGGCACAAATTCAACGGCGAATGGGGCAGGTAGTTATGCCACTTCAGAAAATGGTGTTGCTACAGGGCATAATGCCGTTGCCACAGGTGGGGGAATGAGCCGCGAGCAATTTGCTGAACGCCGTAAAGTGGCAGACGAAATTGTACGCCAACTAGGCGAAAAGCAAACTGAAATCAACAAAATTGATGCTCAAATCTCCTCTGTTCAAAGCCATATTGATAATATTGAAGCCAGTATTACCGATATTGACCAACGCCAAGCGAAAATTGTCCCTTTACTTAAGGAATACGCAACTCTTCAAAACCAACGCGATGAGGCTCAAAAGAGATTAGCTGAACAGCAAAACCAATTACAACAAGCGAATGATGCCTATAACCGTTTGCCACAAGATATTATCAGTGGTCGTACTGTTAATTATGATGGAATATTTAAAAAATTAGACTGGAGTAAATTAGATAACGAATCAGGTAAGGGGCGAGATGAATTAGCGGCTGATATTAAAGTTATTATAGAAGAGGCTTTTCCTGAATTTAAAGGGAATTTTACCGCTCCACAATATAGACAATTAATTGATGGCTATGTTGCGAGTAACGCGACAGCAGAACCAACTGCTAAATATTTATCTAGCTTTATAAATGACAATATATATGGAACTAGCGCTGATTCATATACATTTAATGCAGATCTATTTAGAACGATTTTCTCCACGGAAGATGATTTAAAAACCCCGAATAAATTGCCAGGATTTGGTCTTTCTAATTTTAATGATTTAAGTTCGTTTCGTTCGTATGTTGTTAACCGAGAAGCGATTGAAGATTATAGGTCGAGACTTTATTTCTATCTTTCAGCTAAAAAGGAAAATTCAAATGCCCGTCTTTTATTGAATACTTATGGTATATATAGCTATTATTATGGAAACATGATAAAGATGCCACCATTAAAAGGAAATAAAACGATTGATTTACAATCTATATCAGATGATGGGGATAGTTATCGACGGAGTGTTTTGAACAATGGCTCTCAAGGCTATGTTGATGACTTTAAGAAGATTAATAAAATGCTAAAAGACATCGTTGAGCATATTGATTATACTAAAAATGACAGTTGGTGGTTTGATTTAACTGACTATAAATCAAGTCTAGATAGAATTATAAAATTTAATGATACTGTTGAAGAGTGGTTAGAGTTAGATAAAAAATTACAACTAGAGCTTTCCAAACCTTTGGATGAGCAAGATAAAACAGAAATAGACAAAATAAGTCAAGAAGTAATAAAAAAGAAAGATTTTATCGATAGAGAGAAAGATAAGCCTGAAAGTAATTTTAATACATATACTCCAACATATAAAAATGATGTTATTGAAAAGGAATTCAGCCAAGTTAAACCAATAGTAGAAGAGCTGTATAATCAAACCAGAGAGCGTATTCACACTTACAATCAAAATAATGAGGTAGTTAAAGCCACTAGCGAAAAAGTGAAGCAATTATATGATGCACTCTCAAACGCTAAAGGTTCGATAGATAGCACAGAACAAGATATCAGATATATTATTGATGATATTTCTCGTTTAGGCTTAACGCCCGATGATGAAGCTTTAGCAGAACGCAAACAACAGCAAGAGCAACTGTTAAATCAGCGTAAGGCTGAACTGGAAAAACAAAACCAAGATCTTGTTGCTAAACAAGCGGAATTAGCACAATTAAATCGACAGTTAGCGAATTCATCAATTAAAAATATCGGTAAAAATTCGCTCGCAGAAGGCGAAAGTGCGTTTGCCTCAGGCGAAAACGCTATTGCCTACGGAGCAAATACCTTAGCCACAGCTGAAAACGCAATAGCATTCGGCAGCAATGCAATCGCTACAGGCAAAAACGCTGTTGCATTAGGTGCAGGTTCGTTAGCGGTTAGCGAAAACGAGGTTTCAGTTGGGGTGGGTAAAAATAATTTAGGTAAAACTGAATTTACCCGAAAAATTACCAATGTTACCGCAGGTGAGGCAGATACAGATGTGGTAAATATTTCACAACTTAAGTATGTGATAGGTGCCGTTGCTAAAGTTGCAAATCAGGTACAAGCAGTGGATGCAAAAATTGACACTGAAGTAGGTAAAGTAAATACTCAACTGAAGGAAGTGATAGGCGCAGTTGTTGAAGTTGACAATAAAGTAAGTAGCCGAATTAACGGCATTGATCAAAAGATAGATAAGGAAATCCTGAAAGTTGCTAATGTGTTAGGTGCAACGCTAGCCGCAGATGGTTCAGTAGAGGTAAAATACGACTATTACGAACAAGGCGAGAAGAAGACGACGAATAATGTGAAAACGGCGTTAAATGCAGCAGCTCAAAATACGAAGTATATTTCTGTAAATAGCACAGGCAATAGTGCGAAGGCAGAGGGTGCGGAGAGTGTTGCAATCGGTGCTAATAGTGTCGCGAAAGGCAGCAATAGCGTTGCAGTAGGCACTGGTTCGGTGGCGATGAGCGACAATGAATTTTCTGTTGGTAATGCCAATGCCGCACGCCGAATCACCAATGTGGCAGAGGGGGTATCGGAGACCGATGCGGTTAATATGGGGCAATTCACCCGAGGGATGAATGCGTTAGGCGGGCAAGTGAATCAGTTAGAGAACAAGATAGCCCGCACAGAAAAGCGGATGAGTTCAGGGATTGCTGGGGCGTATGCGGCGGCAAGTTTAATCAATGCACCGGGTGCAGGAGACAGTATGCTATCGGTCGGTACAGGCACCTTTAATGGTGCAACGGCAGTGGCATTGGGGTATTCAAAGGTGTCAAATAATGGCAAAGTTTCGCTGAAATTGATAGGCTCAGCGAGCAATAAAGGCGATGTAGGCGGGGGGGCATCAATTGGATTTAAATTCTAA
- the cysK gene encoding cysteine synthase A, whose translation MTIYSDNSYSIGNTPLVRLKHFGNGNIVVKVEGRNPSFSVKCRIGANMVWQAEKDGILTKDKEIVDATSGNTGIALAYVAAARGYKLTLTMPETMSTERKRLLRGLGVNLILTEGAKGMKGAIAKAEEIAASDPNRYVTLKQFENPANPAIHQQTTGPEIWEATQGNIDVLVAGVGTGGTITGVSRAIKQDKGKPIISVAVEPAESPVITQTLNNEEVKPGPHKIQGIGAGFIPKNLDLALVDRVEQVSSEEAIATARRLMAEEGILGGISSGAAVAAADRIARLPEFADKLIVVILPSASERYLSTLLFEGVEA comes from the coding sequence ATGACAATTTATTCAGACAACTCATATTCCATCGGCAACACTCCACTTGTGCGTTTAAAACATTTCGGTAATGGTAATATCGTAGTTAAAGTGGAAGGGCGTAACCCAAGTTTTAGCGTGAAATGCCGTATTGGGGCGAATATGGTCTGGCAGGCGGAAAAAGACGGTATTTTAACGAAAGATAAAGAAATCGTAGATGCAACCAGCGGTAACACTGGTATTGCATTAGCTTACGTTGCGGCAGCTCGTGGCTATAAATTAACACTTACAATGCCTGAAACAATGAGCACTGAGCGTAAACGCTTATTACGTGGTTTAGGCGTAAACCTGATTTTAACTGAAGGTGCAAAAGGAATGAAAGGCGCCATAGCAAAAGCAGAAGAGATTGCAGCCTCTGATCCAAACCGTTATGTCACCTTAAAACAGTTTGAAAATCCAGCAAACCCAGCAATTCACCAACAAACCACGGGCCCTGAAATTTGGGAGGCGACGCAAGGCAACATTGATGTTTTAGTTGCAGGCGTAGGAACAGGCGGCACCATTACTGGCGTATCTCGTGCGATTAAACAAGATAAAGGTAAACCCATTATTTCTGTCGCAGTAGAACCAGCAGAATCTCCCGTTATCACACAAACTTTAAATAACGAAGAAGTAAAACCAGGCCCACATAAAATTCAAGGCATTGGTGCAGGTTTTATCCCGAAAAACTTAGATTTAGCGTTAGTAGATCGTGTTGAGCAGGTTTCAAGCGAAGAAGCCATTGCAACCGCTCGCCGTTTAATGGCAGAAGAAGGAATTTTAGGTGGCATTTCATCAGGTGCTGCCGTTGCAGCAGCAGATCGCATTGCGAGACTACCCGAATTTGCTGATAAATTAATCGTCGTAATACTACCATCTGCTTCAGAGCGTTATTTAAGCACCCTTTTATTTGAGGGGGTTGAGGCTTAA